In the Ruminococcus sp. OA3 genome, one interval contains:
- a CDS encoding GntR family transcriptional regulator yields the protein MRSQSSIAYETLKEQIFHMELLPGEKISELQISSQLNISRTPVHDAIRRLASEELVTIKSNRSAIVAEFTDKEIRDIGSIRLVQDILSAELASYYGSAANFEELKNLAAACEEAAEQGNIYERIRADGDFHLKIAEISGNTSLYQHQKAIYQQIHLIQISKYTSIEDSLQQIHHHLPIIEAICNSELSKLRKLVCMHIQDFYQIDPYLLKCYGTDE from the coding sequence ATGCGTTCTCAAAGTAGCATTGCTTATGAAACACTCAAAGAACAAATCTTTCATATGGAGTTACTGCCGGGCGAAAAAATATCCGAACTGCAGATCTCTTCACAGCTGAACATCAGCCGTACACCTGTACACGACGCGATCAGACGTCTGGCATCGGAAGAGCTGGTTACCATCAAATCCAATCGCAGCGCCATCGTCGCGGAGTTTACGGATAAGGAGATTCGGGACATCGGTTCCATACGCCTTGTACAGGACATCCTTTCTGCTGAACTGGCATCCTATTATGGCAGCGCAGCAAATTTTGAAGAACTGAAGAATTTGGCTGCAGCATGTGAAGAAGCTGCTGAACAGGGAAATATCTACGAACGGATCCGCGCAGACGGGGATTTTCATCTGAAGATTGCCGAAATTTCCGGAAATACCAGTCTATATCAACATCAGAAGGCTATTTATCAACAGATTCATCTGATTCAAATCTCCAAATATACCAGTATCGAAGACAGTTTGCAGCAGATTCATCATCATCTGCCTATCATCGAAGCCATCTGCAACAGTGAACTATCCAAACTGCGAAAGCTGGTTTGTATGCACATTCAAGACTTTTATCAGATCGACCCATACCTTTTAAAGTGCTACGGAACAGATGAATAA
- a CDS encoding TetR/AcrR family transcriptional regulator: MTKRKQMALKTREKIYESALKVINEKGYNNVNIEDITTEANVAKGSFYTYFDSKADIIFYNIQMADEQYERIYQQVEDECFSDMLMDFIRIAYTKHEDHGKGIIKAMISNFFSFPEYNFISRDRTLLRVLKKIVEKGKLENQLRDDIPSDHYVEELIVALLGAETLWCFDETGRSLVDIVDNAVRLTMKGISKV, from the coding sequence ATGACCAAGAGAAAACAGATGGCTTTGAAAACCCGGGAAAAGATCTATGAATCCGCACTAAAGGTCATCAATGAAAAAGGGTACAACAACGTCAATATCGAAGATATTACCACCGAGGCAAACGTAGCAAAGGGAAGTTTTTATACATATTTTGATTCGAAAGCAGATATTATTTTTTATAATATCCAAATGGCAGATGAACAGTATGAACGAATATATCAACAGGTGGAAGATGAATGTTTTTCGGATATGCTGATGGATTTTATCCGTATAGCCTACACGAAACACGAGGACCACGGAAAGGGAATCATAAAGGCAATGATCTCCAATTTTTTTTCTTTCCCTGAATATAATTTTATCAGCAGAGACCGGACTCTGCTTCGGGTACTGAAAAAAATAGTCGAGAAAGGCAAGCTGGAAAATCAGCTGCGCGATGACATACCCAGTGATCACTATGTAGAGGAATTAATCGTCGCCCTGCTTGGGGCTGAGACATTGTGGTGTTTTGATGAAACCGGCAGGAGCCTGGTAGATATCGTAGACAATGCAGTGCGTCTGACCATGAAAGGGATATCAAAAGTCTGA
- a CDS encoding TetR/AcrR family transcriptional regulator, whose protein sequence is MQNKNPIRLTRRQQQALATKDRIFQAAMEVINEKGFSNTTIEDITSRAGVASGSFYTYFKSKETIVLDTIQRSDAIYEWAYQQTVQETFLPTIIHFIRLSYAEYEKRGKGIIKAIISNYFSFPEYDFYRQNRSLFRCLLRIVEKGIARGEVSNSRTAIECVSQLLSAMAGVEVIWCFDTGGQSLADMMVETIRTMALGMMVK, encoded by the coding sequence ATGCAAAATAAAAATCCAATCAGATTAACCAGACGCCAGCAGCAGGCACTGGCAACCAAAGACAGGATTTTCCAGGCTGCCATGGAGGTTATCAATGAAAAGGGCTTCAGCAATACTACCATCGAGGATATTACCTCCCGGGCCGGCGTGGCCAGCGGCAGTTTTTATACGTATTTCAAGTCAAAGGAGACCATCGTACTGGATACCATCCAGCGTTCAGATGCGATCTATGAATGGGCTTATCAGCAGACAGTGCAGGAAACATTCCTGCCTACAATCATACATTTCATCCGCCTCTCCTATGCGGAGTATGAAAAGCGCGGCAAGGGTATCATCAAAGCGATTATCTCCAACTATTTTTCTTTCCCGGAGTATGATTTTTACCGGCAGAACCGCTCGCTGTTCCGATGCCTGCTGCGCATAGTAGAAAAGGGCATTGCCAGAGGAGAAGTCAGCAATAGCCGGACTGCCATCGAATGTGTATCCCAGCTGCTCTCCGCCATGGCGGGCGTGGAAGTCATCTGGTGTTTTGACACAGGCGGACAGAGTCTGGCCGACATGATGGTCGAGACGATCCGCACCATGGCTCTCGGTATGATGGTAAAATAA
- the nifJ gene encoding pyruvate:ferredoxin (flavodoxin) oxidoreductase, producing MSSKKAIMDGNEAAAYISYAFTEVAGIFPITPSSPMAEHVDEWAANGKKNLFGQPVEVVEMQSEGGAAGTVHGALQAGALTTTYTASQGLLLMIPNMYKIAGEMLPGVFHVSARTLSAHALSIFGDHSDVMGVRSTGFGMLASSSPQEVMDLGAVAHLAAIHGRMPILHFFDGFRTSHEIQKIDALDYEDLRPLLDMDAVRAFRANSLNPEHPATRGTTVNPDIFFQCREALNVKYDKILDSVELYMEEINKLTGRDYHLVNYYGAPDAERVIVLMGSAAETAKETIDYLVAKGEKVGMLNVHLYRPFPAEYFLKAVPETAKKIAVLDRTKEPGAMGEPLYQDICAACKGKTDDVEIVGGRYGLSSKDTTPAQLVSVFENLKAEYPKDNFTIGIEDDVTFTSLPVSEEINTTPEGVTNAEFWGLGSDGTVGANKNSIKIIGNATDLYCQAYFVYDSKKSGGLTQSHLRFGKNPIRAPYLIQAADFVQCSNPSYVNKYDMAANLKDGGIFLLNCSWDQEELERHLPASMKRALAAKHARLYTIDAIRIAREIGLRNRTNTILQASFFKLAEVIPLEQAIQEMKNANYKSYFKKKGQEIVDMNNNAIDYGINELNEIQIPESWAMAEDVSAKRDVPEFITEVVDVMNRQQGDVLKVSQMTKYGLEDGTWPSGTTKYEKRGAAVDVPEWDATKCIQCNQCALVCPHAAIRPVLVTAEEKEAAPAGFETVQTKGKGLEKYEYRMQVSPYDCTGCGSCVNVCPAKEKALSMKPMESQIKEAANWNYGVDEVEIKRDAINNKSIKNVQFAKPYFEFSGACAGCGETPYIKLVTQLFGERMYITNASGCSSAYGGSTPASPYCTDKRGYGPSWAMSLFEDNAEYAYGYLLGQDTIKKQLADKVERLKENGIAQEACMAYLEKGKDPEVTRQVSDALLAAIEGVENEEAVFIRDNREFLTKKSVWAFGGDGWAYDIGYGGLDHVLASGRDINLLVLDTEVYSNTGGQASKSTAASAIAKFAAGGKETKKKDLGMMAMSYGYVYVAQVALGSDPAQTLKAIREAEAYDGPSLVICYCPCIEHHMKAAMGMSITEEKNAVEAGYWHLYRYNPDLKKEGRNPFQMDSKEPKGNFRDFLMGENRYASLKIAFPEKAEDLYAKAEADAKERYQSYMRLTQQ from the coding sequence ATGTCCAGTAAAAAGGCAATCATGGATGGAAACGAAGCAGCTGCATATATCTCATATGCGTTTACGGAGGTTGCCGGGATTTTCCCGATCACCCCTTCATCTCCCATGGCAGAACATGTAGATGAGTGGGCGGCAAACGGCAAAAAGAATTTATTTGGTCAGCCTGTGGAAGTAGTGGAGATGCAGTCGGAAGGCGGAGCCGCGGGTACTGTTCACGGGGCACTGCAGGCCGGTGCGCTGACCACCACATATACAGCTTCACAGGGATTGCTTCTGATGATTCCGAATATGTATAAGATTGCAGGTGAGATGCTTCCGGGAGTCTTCCATGTGTCAGCCAGAACCCTTTCCGCGCATGCGCTTTCCATATTCGGGGATCACTCTGACGTCATGGGGGTCAGAAGTACTGGCTTTGGCATGCTTGCATCCTCTTCACCGCAGGAAGTTATGGATCTGGGTGCGGTGGCACATCTGGCAGCGATACACGGCAGAATGCCAATTCTGCACTTCTTTGATGGATTCCGTACATCACACGAGATACAGAAGATCGATGCACTCGACTATGAAGATCTCAGACCGCTGCTGGATATGGATGCAGTACGCGCATTTCGTGCGAATTCACTGAATCCGGAACATCCGGCAACAAGAGGGACCACGGTGAACCCTGATATCTTTTTCCAGTGCCGCGAAGCTTTGAATGTAAAATACGACAAAATCCTCGATTCCGTAGAACTTTACATGGAAGAGATCAATAAGCTGACCGGCCGGGACTATCATCTGGTGAATTATTACGGAGCACCGGATGCAGAGCGGGTGATCGTTCTCATGGGCTCTGCGGCGGAGACGGCGAAAGAAACCATCGACTATCTGGTGGCAAAGGGTGAAAAAGTTGGAATGCTGAACGTGCATCTGTACCGCCCCTTCCCGGCAGAATATTTCCTGAAAGCAGTTCCGGAGACGGCGAAGAAGATCGCAGTGCTGGACCGCACCAAAGAACCGGGTGCCATGGGAGAACCATTATATCAGGATATCTGTGCTGCCTGTAAAGGAAAGACTGATGACGTGGAAATCGTAGGCGGCCGTTATGGTCTGAGCTCCAAGGATACCACACCGGCACAGCTGGTAAGCGTATTTGAGAACCTGAAAGCAGAATATCCAAAGGATAACTTTACCATCGGCATCGAGGATGATGTTACCTTTACCTCACTGCCCGTGAGCGAAGAGATCAATACGACACCGGAAGGTGTGACCAATGCGGAGTTCTGGGGCTTAGGTTCTGACGGTACTGTGGGAGCGAATAAGAACTCCATTAAGATCATAGGAAATGCCACGGACCTGTACTGTCAGGCATATTTTGTATATGACTCCAAGAAATCCGGAGGATTGACCCAGTCGCATCTGAGATTTGGCAAAAATCCCATCCGTGCTCCTTATCTGATTCAGGCAGCGGATTTTGTACAGTGTTCCAATCCGTCCTATGTGAACAAATACGATATGGCTGCAAATCTGAAAGACGGTGGTATCTTCCTTTTAAACTGCAGCTGGGATCAGGAAGAACTGGAGAGACACCTGCCTGCATCTATGAAACGTGCACTTGCGGCGAAGCATGCCAGACTGTATACCATAGATGCCATCCGAATCGCCAGGGAGATCGGTCTTAGGAACCGTACCAATACCATTCTGCAGGCGTCCTTCTTCAAACTGGCAGAGGTTATTCCTCTGGAGCAGGCGATTCAGGAGATGAAAAATGCCAACTACAAGTCCTACTTTAAGAAAAAAGGCCAGGAGATTGTTGATATGAACAACAATGCCATTGACTATGGAATCAATGAGCTCAATGAGATTCAGATTCCGGAAAGCTGGGCGATGGCAGAGGATGTGTCGGCAAAGCGCGATGTGCCGGAATTCATCACGGAAGTTGTTGACGTGATGAACCGCCAGCAGGGTGACGTGTTGAAGGTCAGCCAGATGACCAAGTACGGACTTGAGGATGGAACCTGGCCGTCAGGTACGACGAAGTATGAAAAACGCGGTGCGGCAGTGGACGTTCCCGAATGGGATGCCACAAAGTGTATTCAGTGCAACCAGTGTGCATTGGTCTGCCCTCACGCAGCCATCCGTCCGGTTCTGGTTACTGCGGAAGAAAAGGAAGCGGCTCCTGCTGGATTTGAAACCGTACAGACGAAAGGAAAAGGTCTTGAGAAATATGAATACCGTATGCAGGTATCCCCTTATGACTGTACCGGATGCGGAAGCTGTGTAAATGTATGTCCGGCAAAGGAAAAAGCGCTGTCGATGAAACCCATGGAGAGTCAGATAAAAGAGGCGGCCAACTGGAATTATGGTGTGGATGAAGTCGAGATAAAGAGAGATGCCATTAACAATAAGAGTATTAAAAATGTACAGTTTGCAAAACCATACTTTGAATTTTCAGGTGCCTGTGCAGGATGTGGTGAGACACCGTATATTAAGCTGGTAACGCAGCTGTTCGGTGAAAGAATGTATATTACAAATGCGTCCGGATGTTCTTCAGCGTATGGCGGATCCACCCCGGCATCACCGTACTGTACAGACAAGAGAGGATACGGACCCAGCTGGGCGATGTCACTCTTTGAAGACAATGCAGAGTACGCATATGGATATCTGCTGGGACAGGATACCATCAAGAAACAGCTGGCAGACAAAGTAGAGAGGCTGAAAGAAAACGGTATTGCCCAGGAGGCATGTATGGCTTATCTGGAGAAAGGAAAAGATCCTGAGGTGACACGCCAGGTCAGTGACGCCCTTCTGGCAGCGATCGAAGGTGTGGAGAACGAGGAAGCGGTCTTCATCCGTGATAACAGGGAATTCCTCACCAAGAAGAGTGTATGGGCCTTTGGCGGCGACGGCTGGGCTTATGATATTGGTTATGGAGGTCTGGACCATGTACTTGCCAGCGGCCGTGATATCAACCTGCTGGTACTGGATACAGAGGTATATTCCAACACAGGCGGACAGGCATCGAAGTCTACGGCTGCCAGCGCCATTGCCAAATTCGCGGCGGGCGGAAAAGAGACCAAGAAGAAAGACCTGGGCATGATGGCCATGAGCTATGGTTACGTTTATGTGGCACAGGTGGCTCTGGGATCCGATCCGGCACAGACCCTGAAAGCGATCCGTGAAGCGGAAGCATACGACGGACCGTCCCTTGTGATCTGCTATTGTCCGTGTATTGAGCACCATATGAAGGCGGCCATGGGCATGAGTATAACAGAAGAGAAGAATGCCGTGGAGGCAGGATACTGGCATCTGTACCGCTACAACCCGGATCTGAAGAAAGAAGGCAGGAATCCTTTCCAGATGGATTCCAAAGAGCCGAAGGGCAACTTCCGTGATTTCCTGATGGGAGAGAACCGGTATGCATCCTTAAAGATCGCTTTCCCGGAGAAGGCAGAAGACCTGTATGCCAAGGCGGAAGCAGATGCGAAAGAGCGTTATCAGTCCTATATGAGGCTGACACAGCAATAA